The Candidatus Omnitrophota bacterium region TCTGAACATCCATCAAAGTAAATATAAAAATGTCATCGAGAAATCGGCGATAATCGAGAACGGTTCGATGATAGAAGTTAAAATTTCCGCCGTATCCTTTGTTGCTCAACCCAACGACGATCTGCCCGCCATGATGAATCGCATCAAAGAATATATCGTACGGATTTGAGTTTTACGATCGCGCATAATCGGCGGGCGATTTTCCCGCCGCGAGGATGCTGCATGCCTGGATGACGTTCAATCCCAATTCACGCGCCTTTTGCAGGACGGCGGCGTTATCCGAGCCGGGATTGAGGAAATTCTCCTTAACGCCTTTTTGGGCGATTGATGGCAAAACCTCAAGAGTTATTTCCGGCTGCAGGTAGACGCTGGCGATTTCCACTTCGCCGGGAATATCGAGGATGGAGCGATAGCATTTTAAGCCTTCGATCGATTCCTGAGCGGGATTAACGGGATAGACTGAGAATCCCCGGTCGCGCCAGGCGCGGACGGCGATATTTCCGTATTTA contains the following coding sequences:
- a CDS encoding CoA-binding protein; the protein is LSQRAREFISNNPNAEWYNNLQSKQQWISLMNHAKTIAILGASAQRHKYGNIAVRAWRDRGFSVYPVNPAQESIEGLKCYRSILDIPGEVEIASVYLQPEITLEVLPSIAQKGVKENFLNPGSDNAAVLQKARELGLNVIQACSILAAGKSPADYARS